Proteins from a genomic interval of Pseudoalteromonas sp. MEBiC 03607:
- a CDS encoding GNAT family N-acetyltransferase — protein MTALKFCLLEPIKTPLVNKFYDKHGARGRACKADQVWVCYSGLEIIAACRIQNQSGSLFLSTLYVDDAWRGQKIASQLLTTLITAQNAPIFTFAYQNLIDFYVQNGFNCTLTLPNSLQSLFELYAHRNIVAMHCTRHTVPS, from the coding sequence TTGTCTTCTTGAACCAATAAAAACACCGTTAGTTAATAAGTTTTATGATAAACATGGTGCTCGAGGGCGAGCCTGCAAAGCAGACCAAGTATGGGTTTGCTATTCTGGTCTAGAGATTATTGCAGCATGTCGAATACAAAACCAGTCGGGGTCTTTGTTTTTATCAACACTTTATGTTGATGATGCATGGCGAGGTCAAAAGATTGCTTCTCAATTACTTACGACGTTAATTACAGCACAAAACGCGCCTATATTTACTTTTGCATACCAAAATCTGATTGATTTTTATGTACAAAATGGGTTTAACTGTACGTTAACATTACCCAATTCTTTGCAATCGTTGTTTGAGTTATATGCGCATCGAAATATAGTTGCGATGCACTGTACACGACACACAGTGCCAAGTTAG